Sequence from the Neptunomonas japonica JAMM 1380 genome:
TGTTTTAGAGCTAAGTCTTGCTTTGATAACAAAAATGCCTGAAAAGTAGCGACAGTAAAAATGCTATACGAAAGGATCGATAGCAATATATGGATGATTAGCCCGCCCTGATAAATTTTAGCTACGCCTAAATTTGGCCCCCATACTGAGAGAGCTGCGGTTAATGCGGCCATAGGCAATACGCCGATAAAAAGGTTTTCAATAGGTTGTCTAAGGCTGCTAATAATAACGACCGTGGCCACTAGCCAGCCAATTAATGAGCCTGCAATAAAGAAACCAAGATTTATGCCATCAGGCTGATGAAGAACACTATAAACAGAAAAAGTATGCACAATAGCGCCAGCACCTGCGATTGTTTTAATCATTGCAGGTGAATTGGTTTGTTGCTTAAGCAGCTTAAATTGCAAAATGGCTGCTATTAGATACAGAAATACCGCTATTAATGTAGACAGGGTGAGCATCTTTTTCTCCTAAAGATGAGTAGTTTGGCATAAATGTGCGGTGGTTGAAATATGGGGGTGTGGCCTTGAACGTCACTACGCTATAATGTCGCCAAAGTTTTAAGAATTTCAGGGTTTAATCTTATTCGAAGTTTTACTTTGCGAATGAATATTCATCTAAATAAGGTTAGATCCTTGTAGAGGCAACTATGTTTGAGAATCTGTCAGAACGATTAACGAAGACGCTGCGCGCGGTTACCGGGCAGGCAAAGCTAACGGAAGATAATATCAAGGATACCTTGCGCGAAGTGCGTATGGCATTGCTTGAAGCCGATGTTGCACTGCCTGTTGTTAAAGAATTTGTAAATGCTGTTAAAGAGCGTGCAGTCGGGCAGGAAGTTTCTAAAAGCCTGACGCCAGGGCAGGTCTTCGTCAAAATTGTGAATGACGAGCTTGTGCGGGTAATGGGGGAGGCCAATGAAGGCTTAGATTTGGCTGCGGTTCCACCTGCTGTAGTATTAATGGCTGGCCTTCAAGGTGCGGGTAAAACCACTTCTATTGCGAAACTGTCTTTACTATTAAAAGATCGTGAGAAGAAAAAAGTATTGGTAGTCTCTGCTGACGTATATCGTCCTGCGGCTATTAAACAGCTAGAAATGCTGGCGGGTGAAGTGGGCGTTGATTTTTATC
This genomic interval carries:
- a CDS encoding cytochrome C assembly family protein gives rise to the protein MLTLSTLIAVFLYLIAAILQFKLLKQQTNSPAMIKTIAGAGAIVHTFSVYSVLHQPDGINLGFFIAGSLIGWLVATVVIISSLRQPIENLFIGVLPMAALTAALSVWGPNLGVAKIYQGGLIIHILLSILSYSIFTVATFQAFLLSKQDLALKQHHTRGLVASLPPLQTMERLLFEMIWIGMILLTASLVTGFIFLDDLFSQHLVHKTILSIIAWILYAILLWGRSMRGWRSHRAVRWTVSGFFLLMLSFFGSKLVLDIIDF